The genome window CGTCCGGACGCAGGTTCCAGCTCGTGATCGCCCCGGACAAGTCCACCGTCTACCCCGAGAACATGCCGGACTCCTACCCCGGGCAGGACTGCTCGGCGAAGGCGCAGGCGGAGTTCTGGCGCCGGGTGCCCGCGGCGACCGGCGCCATCGACATGCGCGGTCAGCTGCGCCAGGTCGCCGAGCGCAACGGGCGCCCGATCTACCACGACATCGACACGCACTGGACGCACGAGGGCGGCGTCGCGATGACCTACCAGCTCGCCGAGCGCCTCCGGCCGGGCACGACCGCGACCTGGAAGGTGCTGCCCAGCCGCCAGTACGACCACAGCGCCGACATCCCCGACCTGCTCGGCCAGGACCGGACCGTGCCGATCCAGGCGTACTCGCTGGCACCGGACGGCGGCGCCGACAACACCCGGTTCCAGGCGAGCAACTTCCACCAGCCGCTGCACCTGTCCTCGCCGCCGAAGCCGGGGATGATCGACCGGCCGATGCGCATGGTCGGCGACTCGTTCAGCCAGTTCGCCAGCCCCTACCTCGCGGCGGCCTTCACCGACGTCACCATCGCCCACCCCGACACCGTCGCGGAGAACCCGCAGGCCATGGGCTCGCTGCTGGCCGAGGGCGAGATCGTCACCTTCGAGCTGTCCGAGCGGTTCGTGGCCGGCGGCCGATACGCGATGCTCGACCCGGCCGTCGCCGACCAGGCCGGCGCGGTGCTCGCCCAGCACCCCGTCCGCTGATCAGGCGGGCACGGGGGTGCGTGTGAGGCGGCGCAGCCGCAGGTTGCCCACCACGCGGCACACCAGGTAGATCACGAACGAGATGATCGTGACGAACGCGCTGACCGGGGCACCGGGCGCCAGCGACAGCACGATGCCGCCGAGCACGGCGACCTCGGCGAACACGACCGCCAGCAGCGTCGCCTTGACCGGGCTCGCGGTCACCCTGGCCGCCGCCGCGCCCGGCGTCACCATGAGCGCGAGCACCAGCAGCGCACCCACGGTGTAGACGCCGAGCGCGGTCGCGACACCGACCAGCACCGCGAACAGCGGTGTGAGCACCCGCGCCGGGACACCGCGCGCCGCCGCGACGTCGGGGTCGACGCTGGCGAACAGCAGCGGCCGGTAGACGAAGGCGAGCACCAGCAGCACCGCGGCGGCGCAGCTGGTCAGCAGCACGACGTCGGAGGAGTCCACGCCCACGATCTGCCCGACCAGCAGGCTGAACTTGTTCGAGGTGCGCTCCGGGTTCATCCACAGCAGCAGCACGCCGAGACCGAGCCCGAACGACAGGATCGCGCCGATCACCGAGTCGCGTTCGGTCCCGCGCTGCCCGAGCAGGCCCAGCAGCAGCGCCGCCACCACCGCGCCCGCCA of Saccharopolyspora erythraea contains these proteins:
- a CDS encoding metal ABC transporter permease, translated to MGKLFDFETTSSLLGYPFVQQALLAAAALGLVSGVLAPLVVARKMSFAVHGTAELAFTGAAAALLIGVGVGVGALAGAVVAALLLGLLGQRGTERDSVIGAILSFGLGLGVLLLWMNPERTSNKFSLLVGQIVGVDSSDVVLLTSCAAAVLLVLAFVYRPLLFASVDPDVAAARGVPARVLTPLFAVLVGVATALGVYTVGALLVLALMVTPGAAAARVTASPVKATLLAVVFAEVAVLGGIVLSLAPGAPVSAFVTIISFVIYLVCRVVGNLRLRRLTRTPVPA
- a CDS encoding alginate O-acetyltransferase AlgX-related protein, translating into MNHPTELPAVHEAWLPREHPLHRPRHGRRQLTALVCALLFFSAPVLSWLFGARAEPLENRPLAAFPSITDGWGVLTGLNPWATENLPFRKNAVQSVDALSRGVFGEPARLEGGSHTSPIGTGQVDAKPPLDETVFPNVIEGKNGWLYLGHDVSYRCVPKMELDRVIAGLKRWRSVVEASGRRFQLVIAPDKSTVYPENMPDSYPGQDCSAKAQAEFWRRVPAATGAIDMRGQLRQVAERNGRPIYHDIDTHWTHEGGVAMTYQLAERLRPGTTATWKVLPSRQYDHSADIPDLLGQDRTVPIQAYSLAPDGGADNTRFQASNFHQPLHLSSPPKPGMIDRPMRMVGDSFSQFASPYLAAAFTDVTIAHPDTVAENPQAMGSLLAEGEIVTFELSERFVAGGRYAMLDPAVADQAGAVLAQHPVR